GCGCGTTCTTCCAAAAGCCGGGTTACTTCTTCAGGAAGCGGCTCGGAAGAAACTTCCGGCTGGACAAACAAATCCAGCGCAAGAATCGTGTCGGCAAACTGCAAAAAATCCAGCTTTTCCCCGGGCGTCAATTCGGCGTTCCGTACGGCTTCCCACGCAAGAGCCAGCGCTTTGGGCGCGTTTAAATCGTCTTCCATGGCAGCCGTAAATTTTTCTTTCCACGCACGGGATTTGTCGGTTTGCTGCGCGCGGTTTTGCGCCGCCGTACGCACTTGGCTGCACAAAGCGCGCAAATTCTTTAAGCTCTTGGCGGCGCTGTCCATACTTTCATACGAAAATTCCAATTGCGTGCGGTAATGCGCACCCAAGCATAAATACCGGTAGGCCAGCGGCTCGTATCCTTTTTCTCTCAATACATCCAGCGTCACAAAAGTGCCACCGGACTTGGACATTTTGCCCGAACGCAAAATCAAAAATTCGCCGTGCACCCAATAATTGACGTATTTTTCGCCGGTGGCGGCTTCGCTCTGGGCGATTTCGTTGGTGTGGTGGATGGTGACGTGGTCAATCCCGCCGCAGTGAATATCCAGCGTATGTCCCAGGTACTTCATTGCCATGGCCGAGCATTCAATATGCCAGCCGGGGAAACCGACCCCCCACGGGCTGTCCCATTCCATTTGGCGTTTTTTATCCTTGGGGGAGAATTTCCACAAGGCAAAATCCGTCGGGTTGCGCTTTTCGTCACTCATTTCCACCCGCGCGCCGCCTTGCAGGCCGCTGATGCGCGCATGGCCCACCAGCGCGTCATAGCGCGGGAATTTGGACGTATCGTAATAAATACCGTCCGACGTGCGGTAGGTATAGCCTTTTTCTTCCAGGGTTTTTACCAGCGCAATCATTTCTTTGATATGCTCGGTAGCCCGGCTGATGACACTCGGGCGCGAGCAGTGCAGCGCGTCGTAATCCTGCCAGAATTTAGCTTCATAAAATTTGGCGATATCCCACGCGCTTTTTCCTTCGCGGGCGGTGGCCACTTCCATTTTATCTTCGCCGTCGTCCGCGTCGGACACCAAGTGCCCCACATCCGTTACGTTCATCACGTGTTTCAGCGGATAATGCAGGCGAATGGTGCGCGCCAGCAAATCTTCAAAAATATACGTGCGCAAATTGCCGATGTGGGCATAATTGTAAACGGTCGGCCCGCAGCAGTACATCGTTACCTGTTTTTCATTTTGCGGTTTAAATTCGTCTTTATGCCGGGTGGCCGTATTGTACAAATACATCATATTTATTGTGCCTCTTTCATCTGTTCAATATAGTTGGATGCAATGGTATTAAAAAACAGCGTGCAGGTGGACTGGCCCACATCGTTGGCGGAGCGTTCGCTGAGCATGCAGCGCACTTCAATATCCGAAAGCGGATTGACCGCCCCCACACTGCTCATGGCGTACGTAAAACCCACCGGGCGGTATTTTTTAAGCGCCACCGTGTAGGCTTGATCCAACGCTTTTTGGAAAACCGCCATTTCCTTGCGCGAGGCCGAAGGCCCTAATTTAAATTTATGCGCCGCTACATTTACCACCACATCGCCGTAATTTCCATAGGTGCTGGCGATATTTTCAGACGTAAAATCTTCATCTTCGCTCAGCGGCTGCCCCGGCTGGGCGTTTTCGTCCGCGCCGGCCAGCACGGAAGGATCCGTGGGAATATCGGAGGTAAATTCATAGTACACTTCATTTCCCGGGTAGCGGGAATAATCAATCCCCTGGGTTACTTTTTTGCGGGAGCGAAAGTCCGTGGTGCTGCAGGCACACACAAACACCGCCAACAATAAAGTGATCACGAAACGAGTCTTCATAAGCTGCTCCTTAATTTTAATGTAGCCACGGCCTGGCACATGGCCGCTTCGCCGCGGCCGATTTCGCCCACGTGTTCGTGGCTTTTTGATTTAAAACTCACGCGTTCCACCGGCATTTCAAACACCTTGGCCAGCGAGTGACGCACCGCGTCGTAATGCGGTTTCATTTTGGGTTCTTGGGTTATGATGGTGGCGTCTATATGGTCAATTTCCGCGTGGTGCGCGCGGACGATTTCCAACACTTTTTTGGCAATCGTCACGCTGGAAATGCCTTTAATGGAATCATCCGTTGGCGGGAACAAAATACCGATTTCGCCCGCACACAACGCGCCCAAAACAGCATCGCACAGAGCGTGCAGCACCAAATCCCCGTCGCTATGGCCCAAAAAGCCCTTCGTGTGCGGAATTTCCACCCCGCCCACATACAATTTCCGCCCCGGTTCCAGGCGGTGCAAATCAAAACCAAATCCGGTTCGGTACACCGTTTTTTCTTCTACAAGCGCCTCCGCAAACACCAAGTCTTCCGGCGTGGTAATTTTATTGTTTTTATAATCAGACGGCACCAAATGCACCGCAACGCCCGTTTTTTCCACCAGCTGCGATTCGTCGGTGGCGTCTTTTTTCTGGCCAAACTGCTCTAGGGCGCGGGCCAGCACTTCCCGGCGGTAGCATTGCGGCGTTTGGGCCGCCCATAACACGGAGCGGTCTAACGTCTTTTCCACAACGCCGTTTTGGCCCACTTTAATGGTATCTTTTACCGGTACGGCCAGCACCGCCGCGCCAAACTGCAGGGCCGCCTGCAAACATTGTTCAATATGCTGCGGGTTGACCAGCGGGCGGGCGCCGTCGTGCACGGCGATTGTTTGCGCCGCCGCAGACGTTTGGGCAAAGCCGTTTTTGACCGATTCCAACCGGGTATCCCCGGGGTCTGCATAGATTAAATCCGTAAAATACTTATTTAATTCCGCACGGTTTTCCGGCGGGGTAACCACTACAATTTCCCGAACGTCGGGGCATTTTTGAAAGGCTTCTATCGTACGAACCAAAACGGGTTTTCCTCCAAGCGGCAGCATTTGTTTGGGGCGGCCCATTCGTTTGCCGCTTCCCCCCGCTACCAACACCGCTGAAGAAAAACCCGTCCGATTCATGTACAAAGCCTTATTTAATTTTGGCAAAAATCATCCGGCCAGAAGACGTTTGCAAAATGGAATAAACGGATACTTCCGCCCGTTTGCCGATGTATTTGCGTCCGTCCTCCACCACGACCATTGTTCCGTCGTCCAAGTAGCCGATGCCCTGTTCTTTTTCTTTGCCGTCTTTCATAATAAACAGCGACATGCTTTCCCCCGGCAGCACTACCGGTTTTAAGGCGGTGGCCAAGTCGGCAATGTTCAAGGCAATTACGTCGTGCAAGGCGGCGATTTTGTTGACGTTAAAATCCAGGGTAACCACTTCCGCGTCCAGGCTTTTGGCCAGTTTTACCACGCGTTCTTCCATCGTGTCGGCTTTGGGCGTTTTGGAAGTAACCCGCACGGCAATTTCGCTCAGCTCCCGCAGGCGCGCCGCCACGTCCAGCCCGCGCCGTCCTTTGGCGCGTTCCAGCGGGTCTTTGGAGGCCGCCATTTTGTTCAGCTCGTCTAATACGAAAACCGGCAGCACGATAATGCCGGAGAGAAAATTAATTTCGCACAAATCTACGATGCGCCCGTCCATCAGCGCCGTTACGTCGGCTACTTTCAAATGGTGCCCGGTGTAGGAAAGCCCTTCCAAATCGCGCGATTTAATCAGGCTCGCAATGACGCCGAATATGATGAGGCCGATTTCAATGTCGCGCCCGTACGTCATCCAAAAGTTCATTACGTCCGCTTCGGCGAAATGAATCATGCCGTAGTCAAAAAACACATACAGCATATACCCCAGCAAAAAGCCGGAGCAGGCAATCATAATTTTAATCAGGCGCAGGCGTTTAAACAGCACTTCGCCCCCCACCACCAGCGCGCCGCACAGCAGGCCCGCCAACAGGCTCATCCATTCTTTATCGATAAAATTGTACGTCAGAAAAGGAAAAGCCACCAACGTGGAAATACGGAAAATCCAAATAGGCATATGCCCTCCAAAACGGGGAAAAACTCCCCAAATAGAACTAGCTATATTTTAGCACTTTACAGGCCTTTTTTGCAGAATTTCTTAGGCGTACGGTACGACGGGGAAACGCTTTTAGCGCAGTTTAAGGGCCAGCGCGTTTAAATCCGCCAGCTCGCACAGCGAAAGCGTTTGGAGTTTTTGCTTCTCCGTTTTAGACACGGGTGCGCAAAAAGCTTTTTTAAATCCCAGCCGCTGCGCTTCTTCCAGCCGTCTGTCTAAAAGCGGCACCTTGGCCACTTGCCCCAAAATGCCCACTTCCGCCATAAATACGCTGTCGGGCGCGATGGGAATATCCCTGCAGGAGCTGATTACCGCCGCGCACACGGCCAAATCCAGCGCCGGATCCTTTAGCTTCACGCCGCCCGTTAAGCTGACGAAAATGTCTTTATTGTCAAGCGGCAGGCCGATGTGTTTTTCCAGTGCTGCAAACAGCATCAGGCACCGGTTTAAATCCACCCCCGTGGCCACCCGCCGCGGAAACGGATAGCGCGTAGGCGATACGAGCGCCTGCACCTCGGTCAGCAGCGGGCGCGAGCCTTCCGCCGCCAACGAGTACGCCCGGCCTTTTAGGGCGCGGTCGCGCGAGGTTTGGGCAAAGTATTCGCTGGCATTTTCCACCGATTCCAAGCCGGCAGACGTCATTTTAAACAGGCCGATTTCGCTGGTGGAGCCAAAGCGGTTTTTGTGCGGGCGCAGCAGGCGAAGAACGTTGTCTTTCTCCGTGTCAAAATACAACACGCAGTCCACCATATGTTCCAAAATTTTCGGCCCGGCCAGCTCGCCGTCTTTGGTTACGTGCCCCAGCACGAACGTGATAATTCCTTTGGGTTTGCACAGGCGCACCAGCTCGCTGGTGCATTCGCGCACCTGCGCCACCGTGCCGGCAGAAGACGTAAATTCCGGGTGGTACACCGTTTGGATGGAATCCAAAATCAGCACTTCCGGGTTTACCTGTTCTACCGACTCCACAATTTTCTGGATGTCTGTCTCGCACAGCAAAAAGATATTTTCCCCCTGCACCTGCAGCCGGCGGGCGCGGCCGGAAATCTGGCCGATGCTTTCTTCGCCGGAAATGTACAGTACTTTTAAGGTTTTGGAAAGTTCCGCCGCCACCTGCAGCATCAGGGTGGACTTGCCGATGCCCGGCGCACCGGCCAAAAGCGTAAGCTGCCCTCTGACAAGGCCCCCGCCAAGCAGCCGGTCAAATTCGGGGATATGTGTTTGGATGCGGGGTTCCTGCACGGATTTGCTTTCGGAAAGTTTTACTACTTCGGATGAAAAATCCGTAAAGCTGCGTGTGCGCGCGGGCGCTTTTTTGCTTTCCTGCTGTTTTACCTCTTCCACCAACGTGTTCCATTCCCCGCAGTCCGGGCATTTTCCGGCCCATTTGGGGGATTCGTACCCGCATTTCTGGCAGACAAAAACCGTTTTAAACTTCATACCTTGCCTCACGAGCCGGCCATAGCGGCCAGGCCAAAGAAAGACGAAATATCTTGGTCGTTAAACGAGATGTTGGCCTTGACGGCAAAATCGTTGGTTTCCAGCACGTCGCGCGCCCAGGCACCCACCGAGAAGTAGCGGTTGAAGCGGAAGTCTACCCCGTAGGTTAAATTCGGTTTGTTAAACAGACGCCCGTTGATGACGCGGTCGCGCCCCCAGTCGGAAAACTCGCCCGTGAAGGTGAAGCGTTCCAAAAATTCTTTGTCATAGAACGGCTTGAGCTCCAGCGCCACGCCGCCAGCACCGCGGATTAAGCCCGCCGATATGGTGGCCCACTT
The window above is part of the Elusimicrobium sp. An273 genome. Proteins encoded here:
- the ispD gene encoding 2-C-methyl-D-erythritol 4-phosphate cytidylyltransferase, with the protein product MNRTGFSSAVLVAGGSGKRMGRPKQMLPLGGKPVLVRTIEAFQKCPDVREIVVVTPPENRAELNKYFTDLIYADPGDTRLESVKNGFAQTSAAAQTIAVHDGARPLVNPQHIEQCLQAALQFGAAVLAVPVKDTIKVGQNGVVEKTLDRSVLWAAQTPQCYRREVLARALEQFGQKKDATDESQLVEKTGVAVHLVPSDYKNNKITTPEDLVFAEALVEEKTVYRTGFGFDLHRLEPGRKLYVGGVEIPHTKGFLGHSDGDLVLHALCDAVLGALCAGEIGILFPPTDDSIKGISSVTIAKKVLEIVRAHHAEIDHIDATIITQEPKMKPHYDAVRHSLAKVFEMPVERVSFKSKSHEHVGEIGRGEAAMCQAVATLKLRSSL
- a CDS encoding PIN/TRAM domain-containing protein, which codes for MPIWIFRISTLVAFPFLTYNFIDKEWMSLLAGLLCGALVVGGEVLFKRLRLIKIMIACSGFLLGYMLYVFFDYGMIHFAEADVMNFWMTYGRDIEIGLIIFGVIASLIKSRDLEGLSYTGHHLKVADVTALMDGRIVDLCEINFLSGIIVLPVFVLDELNKMAASKDPLERAKGRRGLDVAARLRELSEIAVRVTSKTPKADTMEERVVKLAKSLDAEVVTLDFNVNKIAALHDVIALNIADLATALKPVVLPGESMSLFIMKDGKEKEQGIGYLDDGTMVVVEDGRKYIGKRAEVSVYSILQTSSGRMIFAKIK
- the radA gene encoding DNA repair protein RadA, whose amino-acid sequence is MKFKTVFVCQKCGYESPKWAGKCPDCGEWNTLVEEVKQQESKKAPARTRSFTDFSSEVVKLSESKSVQEPRIQTHIPEFDRLLGGGLVRGQLTLLAGAPGIGKSTLMLQVAAELSKTLKVLYISGEESIGQISGRARRLQVQGENIFLLCETDIQKIVESVEQVNPEVLILDSIQTVYHPEFTSSAGTVAQVRECTSELVRLCKPKGIITFVLGHVTKDGELAGPKILEHMVDCVLYFDTEKDNVLRLLRPHKNRFGSTSEIGLFKMTSAGLESVENASEYFAQTSRDRALKGRAYSLAAEGSRPLLTEVQALVSPTRYPFPRRVATGVDLNRCLMLFAALEKHIGLPLDNKDIFVSLTGGVKLKDPALDLAVCAAVISSCRDIPIAPDSVFMAEVGILGQVAKVPLLDRRLEEAQRLGFKKAFCAPVSKTEKQKLQTLSLCELADLNALALKLR
- the cysS gene encoding cysteine--tRNA ligase, which encodes MMYLYNTATRHKDEFKPQNEKQVTMYCCGPTVYNYAHIGNLRTYIFEDLLARTIRLHYPLKHVMNVTDVGHLVSDADDGEDKMEVATAREGKSAWDIAKFYEAKFWQDYDALHCSRPSVISRATEHIKEMIALVKTLEEKGYTYRTSDGIYYDTSKFPRYDALVGHARISGLQGGARVEMSDEKRNPTDFALWKFSPKDKKRQMEWDSPWGVGFPGWHIECSAMAMKYLGHTLDIHCGGIDHVTIHHTNEIAQSEAATGEKYVNYWVHGEFLILRSGKMSKSGGTFVTLDVLREKGYEPLAYRYLCLGAHYRTQLEFSYESMDSAAKSLKNLRALCSQVRTAAQNRAQQTDKSRAWKEKFTAAMEDDLNAPKALALAWEAVRNAELTPGEKLDFLQFADTILALDLFVQPEVSSEPLPEEVTRLLEERARARAAKDWKKSDELRDAIAQKGYVVKDTPKGQQTEKK